The Arachis hypogaea cultivar Tifrunner chromosome 16, arahy.Tifrunner.gnm2.J5K5, whole genome shotgun sequence genome contains a region encoding:
- the LOC112756333 gene encoding beta-amyrin 11-oxidase, whose amino-acid sequence MKMEIISWVWTIGATLLACYFVLNTLGRRINEWYYDFKLGDKHRLLPPGDMGWPLIGKTLHYFKHPHLFVHNLVSKYGEIGMYKTHLFMKPTIMVCSLEASRRVLTDDKNFRSSYPETAITVVKTILSEVSSEDHKRFRRLVTSPILGYNALAMFLERIEDIVVNSLQRMANDSIQHPIEVITETKSLAMRVILHIFMGSKDQNIIKQVEHLFSDIDDALFSWPINLPGFSYYKALKNRKKMEKIVGSFVEDRKMMLKNGEVLSMKKDLVDVLLELKDVNDRKLKDEDIVDLLILFLIAGQQTTATTIMWAMIYLTNNPLVLKKAKEEQEEIMKSRSPSQQYLTIEEIKKMVYLSKVVNEVLRVTDFSFLLFREATADVNINGYIIPKGWKAVILPKTCHMSSEYFTNPKNFDPSRWDDDNNANREAFIPFGAGTRMCAGRDLTKIEMLIFLHHFLLNYKFEQINPECPVSYLPLPVPKDNCLAKVAKVSMEYLSA is encoded by the exons ATGAAAATGGAGATAATAAGTTGGGTTTGGACGATTGGTGCCACATTGTTGGCATGCTACTTTGTGTTAAACACATTGGGGAGAAGGATCAATGAATGGTATTATGATTTCAAGTTAGGAGACAAGCACCGTCTTCTTCCTCCTGGTGACATGGGTTGGCCTCTTATCGGCAAAACATTGCACTATTTCAAGCATCCTCATTTATTTGTCCACAATCTTGTTTCCAA ATATGGAGAAATTGGAATGTACAAGACACACTTGTTCATGAAGCCAACTATTATGGTGTGCAGTCTAGAGGCCTCAAGGAGAGTATTAACTGATGATAAAAACTTTAGGTCTAGTTATCCTGAAACCGCCATAACAGTGGTTAAAACGATCTTATCTGAAGTGTCAAGCGAGGATCACAAGCGTTTTCGACGCCTAGTCACTTCCCCCATTCTGGGTTACAATGCTTTGGCCATGTTTCTTGAACGCATAGAGGACATTGTTGTCAATTCACTCCAACGAATGGCCAATGATAGCATACAACATCCTATTGAGGTCATCACAGAGACCAAGTCTCTCGCCATGAGAGTCATCCTTCACATCTTCATGGGATCTAAGGATCAAAACATAATCAAGCAAGTTGAACATTTGTTTAGTGATATTGATGATGCCTTGTTCTCTTGGCCAATTAACTTACCTGGTTTTTCTTATTACAAAGCTCTCAAG AACCGCAAGAAGATGGAAAAAATAGTTGGATCCTTTGTGGAAGATAGAAAGATGATGTTAAAAAATGGTGAAGTATTATCAATGAAGAAAGATCTTGTGGATGTTCTTTTGGAACTGAAAGATGTGAATGAtcgaaaattaaaggatgagGACATTGTTGACTTGTTGATATTATTCTTAATAGCTGGTCAGCAAACTACAGCTACCACTATAATGTGGGCAATGATTTATCTTACTAACAATCCACTTGTCCTCAAGAAAGCTAAG GAGGAGCAAGAAGAAATCATGAAGTCAAGGTCACCTTCGCAACAGTATTTAACTATTGAGGAAATTAAGAAAATGGTTTATCTAAGTAAG GTAGTTAACGAAGTATTGCGTGTGACCGATTTTTCGTTTCTACTTTTTCGAGAGGCGACTGCTGATGTGAACATTAATG GTTATATTATACCCAAAGGATGGAAAGCAGTAATTTTGCCGAAAACTTGTCATATGTCTTCTGAATATTTTACCAATCCGAAAAATTTTGATCCTTCCAGATGGGAT GATGATAATAATGCAAATCGAGAAGCCTTCATTCCTTTTGGGGCTGGAACAAGGATGTGCGCTGGAAGAGATCTCACCAAAATTGAAATGCTCATCTTTCTACATCATTTCCTTCTTAATTACAA GTTTGAGCAAATAAATCCAGAATGTCCTGTCTCTTACCTCCCACTACCCGTGCCTAAAGATAATTGTCTTGCTAAGGTCGCAAAGGTCTCAATGGAATATCTAAGTGCTTGA
- the LOC112758444 gene encoding beta-amyrin 11-oxidase, with product MKMEIISWVWTIGATLLAWYFVLNTLGRRINEWYYDFKLGDKHRLLPPGEMGWPLLGNTWHYFKHPHLFMDNLLSKYGGIGMYKTHLFMKPSILVCTLEDSRRVLSDDKNFRLAYPETAITVVKTILYEVSNEDHKRFRRLVTAPIMGYNALAMFLERIEDIVVNSLQGMADNSMQQPIEVFKETKSISIGVILHIFMGSYNEKIINQVEHLFGHINDALFSWPIYLPGFSYYNALQNRKKVQKIVKSVVEDRKMMLKNGEMLSEKKDLVDVLLELEDVNGRKLKGEDIVDLLILFLIAGHLSTATVMMWAMIYLSNNPLAFKKAKEEQEEIIKSRPPSQQYLSIEEIKQMVYLTKVINEVLRVSDFAIPLSREATTDVNINGYIIPKGWRAVVWQKACHMSSEYFKNPEEFDPSRWDDKNNTNGGAFFPFGVGTRMCPGRDLTKIEMLIFLHHFVRNYKFEQINPESPVSYFPLPVPKDNCLAKVTKVSTE from the exons ATGAAAATGGAGATAATAAGTTGGGTTTGGACGATTGGTGCCACAttgttggcatggtactttgtGTTAAACACATTGGGGAGAAGGATCAATGAATGGTATTATGATTTCAAGTTAGGAGACAAGCACCGTCTTCTTCCTCCTGGTGAGATGGGTTGGCCTCTTCTCGGCAATACTTGGCACTATTTCAAGCACCCTCATTTATTCATGGACAACCTTCTCTCCAA GTATGGAGGAATTGGTATGTATAAAACACACTTGTTCATGAAGCCAAGTATTCTTGTGTGCACTCTAGAGGACTCAAGAAGAGTATTAAGTGATGACAAAAATTTTAGGCTTGCTTATCCTGAAACCGCAATAACAGTGGTTAAAACGATCTTATATGAAGTGTCAAATGAGGATCACAAGCGTTTTCGACGCCTAGTCACTGCTCCCATCATGGGTTACAATGCTTTGGCCATGTTTCTTGAGCGCATAGAGGACATTGTCGTCAATTCACTCCAAGGAATGGCTGATAATAGCATGCAACAGCCTATTGAGGTCTTCAAGGAGACCAAGTCTATCTCCATTGGAGTCATTCTTCACATCTTCATGGGATCTTACAATGAAAAGATAATCAATCAAGTTGAACATTTGTTTGGTCATATTAATGATGCCTTGTTCTCTTGGCCAATTTACTTACCTGGTTTTTCTTATTACAATGCACTCCAG aatcgTAAGAAGGTGCAAAAGATAGTTAAATCCGTTGTGGAGGATAGGAAGATGATGCTAAAAAATGGTGAAATGCTATCGGAAAAGAAAGATCTTGTGGATGTTCTTCTGGAACTAGAGGATGTGAATGGTCGAAAATTGAAGGGTGAAGACATTGTTGACTTGTTAATATTATTCTTAATAGCTGGTCATCTAAGTACAGCTACGGTTATGATGTGGGCAATGATTTATCTTTCTAACAACCCACTCGCCTTCAAAAAAGCTAAG GAGGAACAGGAAGAAATCATTAAGTCAAGGCCACCTTCGCAACAGTATTTAAGTATTGAGGAAATTAAGCAAATGGTTTATCTTACTAAG GTAATTAACGAAGTATTGCGTGTGAGCGATTTCGCCATTCCACTTTCTCGAGAGGCAACTACTGATGTCAATATCAATG GATATATCATACCAAAAGGATGGAGAGCAGTGGTTTGGCAAAAAGCGTGTCATATGTCTTCTGAATATTTTAAAAATCCAGAAGAGTTTGATCCTTCTAGATGGGAT gataaaaataatacaaatggAGGAgccttctttccttttggagttGGAACAAGGATGTGTCCAGGAAGAGATCTCACCAAAATTGAAATGCTCATCTTTCTGCACCATTTCGTTCGTAATTATAA gtTTGAGCAGATAAATCCAGAAAGCCCTGTCTCTTACTTCCCATTACCTGTGCCTAAAGATAATTGTCTTGCCAAGGTCACAAAGGTCTCAACGGAATAG